In Oncorhynchus kisutch isolate 150728-3 unplaced genomic scaffold, Okis_V2 scaffold847, whole genome shotgun sequence, the genomic stretch TTGTCTttatttaagcctactagaaaggtgtgccctcaggcctggagggaagctaaagtcattccactacccaagaatagtaaagctccctttactggcttaaatagccgaccaatcagcctgttaccaacccttacattttggaaaaaatattttaccagatacaatgctattttacagtaaacaatatAGACTTTCAGCTTATAGGGAAGTTCATTCAACTAGCACAGCACttacaaatgactgattggctgagagacatTGATGATAAAATGGCTTTACACACCCCCGCTATATTGTGGATAAGAGTTTTTTCTTTaaaatgtacctttatttaactaggcaagtcagttataaaCAAATTcttttttcaatgatggcctaggactgccttgttcaggggcagaacgacacgagttttttaccttgtcagctcagggtttcgatccagcaatctttcggttactggcctaccgctctaaccactaggctacctgccgccccagagctacctgtctaacagaacacagagagtggttctttaatggaaacctgtacaacaaaatcaagtttgaatcaggaattccccagggcagctgtttggcacctacttttttcaatctttaccaacaaCATGCCAATGACATTTGAGTAAAACCAGTGAGTCTATGTATGCgttgactcaacactgtacatgtcagctactacatcgactgaaatgactgcaacacttaacatggagctgcagttagtttcagaatgggtgtcaaggaataagttagtcctaaatatttctgattaccttaaaacctcttggtgttagggggcagtctacattttttgagaaaaaaaacgtccccgttttaaacgggatattttgtcaggaaaagatactagaatatgcatataattgacagctttggatagaaaacactctaacgtttccaaaactgtaaagatattgtctgtgagtataacagaactgatgttgcaggcgaaagcctgagaaaaatccaatccggaagtgccccaggttttgaaagcgctgcgttccaatgactccctatatggctttgaatgtaccatcaacgagcttatgctttctacgtattccccaaggtgtctacagcattgtgacgtagttttacgcatttctattgaagaatagccgtatgggggcacattgcgtaagtggtcacatggtggctccgagagagattctcgcgtaaagtgcagaggtagccattactccaatcggtccttgagaaaaaggaattgtcccgacggatatattatcaaatagatattagaaaaacaccttgaggattgattctaaacaacgtttgccatgtttttgtcgatattatggagctaatttggaatatttttcggagttgggaccgcaatttccgggcgatttctcagccaaacacgaagaacaaacggagctatttcgcctacaaaaataatattttgggaaaaatgaactttggctgtctacctgggagtgatgaaacattatggagtcttaaaggaggactgtagcatctaatgatgaaacattatggagtcttaaaggaggactgtagtatctaatgatgaaacattatggagccttaagctttaatttgtggtattgcacttgtgaatgcatgaaagtgaaatatttcaacaacaaaaaatattatattttatatatattttgcactctgcaatttcaccggattttGTTGAAATGTTCCGCTAGCGGAATCCctagccataacaggttttaatgtgtttgagccaatcagttgtgttgtgacaaggtaggggtggtatacagaagatagccctattgggtaaaagacgaagtccatattatgtcaatagcagctcaaataagcaaagagaaacaacagtccattactttaaggaccaccacaagaatggaagatccagagttacttctgatgcataagttcattagagttaccagccttagaaattgcagcccacataaatgcttcacaaagttcaagtaacagacacatctcaacatcatcggttcagaggagactgcgtgaatcaggcattcatggtcgaattgctgcaaggaaaccactactaaaggacaccaataagaagaagagacttgcttgggccaagaaacacgagcaatggacattagaccggtggatatctgtccttgggtctgatgagtccaagttTGAGTATTTGGTTCCgaacgtgtctttgtgagacgaggagtagatgaacagattatctccgcatttgtggttcccaccgtgaagcatggaggaggagatgtgatggtgtgcgggtgctttgctgttgacaatgtcagtgatttatttattcaagtcacacttaaccagcatgactaccacagcattctgcagggatatgccatcccatctggtttgggcttagttccactgtcatttgtttttcaacaggacaatgacccaacacacctccaggctgtggaagagctatttgaccaagaaggagagtgatggactgctgcatcagatgacctggcctacacaatcccctgacctcaaccaaatcgagatggtttgggatgagttggatcgcagagtgaaggaaaagcagcctacaAGTTCTCATCATATGAGGGAACTCATAAAaggattccaggtgaaactggttgagagaaagcaagggtggcaacttttgaagaataaaatatatattttgatttaacacttgtggttactacatgattccatgtgtttttttttatcattttgatgtcttctttattattctactatgtacaaaatagtaaaaataaagaaaaacccttgaatgaggaggtgagtccaaacttttgactggtactgtacattaaattccctgacaacagctccagtggacattcctgcagtcagcatgccaattgcccgctccctcagagacctgtggcattgttgtgtgaccaaactgcacattttcgagtagccttttattatccccagcacaaggtacacctgtgtaattactaagctgttcaatcagcttcttgatatgccacacctgtcaggtggatggattatcttggcaaataatacattttggctgacagggatgtaaaaaattcTGCAaacttttttttcagctcatgaaacatccaacactttaccttttgcgtttatatttttgtataaTGTAGTTCctatcagttttaggaacatttacccaaatatttcaccttattttttacccaaaatatgacatcagcgataatcaaaatgttgaaaatctgtgaatgtctaaataagaaattggtCCATTTTAACAGCAATGTGTCGAACCCTTTCAACAacggggagatgttactgatgtgctttgtaTCTTCAACGTAAAAACAAGTTTTGGACTTCCACACAAAATTACTTCTttagttattttatgtttaaggaagtgtgtaggtcacattctgtatcatacagctatgaatgttatatatttagaaccacctgttcaattggaatccagcgacgtctgtgtcttcagtgtcctagaactgtccaggtttttgtgttctgacttgtaaaataggatgaataaaataagtaatgtaaacatatcaataattaccaggaagctctacatttgttttaaaatcacactaAGATTGTTAAAACTGGCCTCGGGTTATTGAGAGATCTGATTTAGGATTTACCCTCGTAGCAAGGTTGTTTTATCATGTGGTTTCATTCGGGTCTCTATTTTAAAATAACACTGTCTTTGTGTTATTTTGGCAACCAGTCAGTTTGGCAGGAGAAAGGCCAGACTCggaggaaccagagccagggacgtCCAAACTAGCAAGACGacaccactgctcccactgtggaaagagttgtAACCGGTTATGGGACCTGAAACAGCATGAGACaatgcacacaggggagaagccttaccactgttcccagtgtggaaagagttttcaccagaaagcacacctgaaagcacacgagagaatacacacaggagagaagccttaccactgctcccaatgtggaaagtgtttcaaccagtcaggGGGGCTGAAactacatgagagaatacacacaggagagaagccttaccaatgctcccaatgtggaaagtgttttgtccgttcgggggagctgaaacaacatgagagaatacacacgggagagaagccttaccactgctcccaatgcgGAAAGGTGTTCGTCCGTTCGGGGGGGCTGAAACTACACGAGAGAacccacacaggggagaagccttaccactgctcccagtgtggaaagtgtttcgtctgttcgggggagctgaaacaacacgatagaatacacacgggagagaagccttatcactgctcccaatgtggaaagtgtttcgtccgttcgggggagctgaaactacacgagagaatccacacaggggagaagccttaccattgcTCCCAGTGTGAAAAGAGTTTCAGCCGGAAAGCATTCCTGAACCAACACGAGAtaatccacacaggggagaagccttaccactgctcccattgtggaaagtgtttcaaccagtcgggggagctgaaacaacatgagagaatacacacaggagagaagccttaccactgctcccagtgtggaaagagtttcaacCGGAAAGCAAACCTGAAACGGCACGAgagaatacatacaggagagaagccttaccactgctcccaatgtggaaagtgtttcatccGGTCAGGGga encodes the following:
- the LOC116362579 gene encoding LOW QUALITY PROTEIN: zinc finger protein 420-like (The sequence of the model RefSeq protein was modified relative to this genomic sequence to represent the inferred CDS: deleted 2 bases in 1 codon) — its product is MHTGEKPYHCSQCGKSFHQKAHLKAHERIHTGEKPYHCSQCGKCFNQSGGLKLHERIHTGEKPYQCSQCGKCFVRSGELKQHERIHTGEKPYHCSQCGKVFVRSGGLKLHERTHTGEKPYHCSQCGKCFVCSGELKQHDRIHTGEKPYHCSQCGKCFVRSGELKLHERIHTGEKPYHCSQCEKSFSRKAFLNQHEIIHTGEKPYHCSHCGKCFNQSGELKQHERIHTGEKPYHCSQCGKSFNRKANLKRHERIHTGEKPYHCSQCGKCFIRSGELKQHERIHTGEKPYHCSQCGKSFNRKANLKRHERIHTGEKPYHCSQCGKCFIRSGELKQHERIHTGQKPYLSSQCKAFAHLGSLKEHIRLHT